Proteins from one Candidatus Saccharimonadales bacterium genomic window:
- a CDS encoding prepilin-type N-terminal cleavage/methylation domain-containing protein, translating into MTSSSQTYSSESGFTAIELLITLFIAAVFIISGYQLYSAVMSDGTSARNQAKAGNIAYEYLNNYATAVPGTCSVNTDSPTPPTDSGVPNISITVNTTCPYGDGATLSRIEVIVNYGSAVPQAGVSSVIYAAQ; encoded by the coding sequence ATGACAAGTAGTAGTCAAACATACTCATCTGAATCTGGTTTTACAGCCATTGAGCTTTTAATCACGCTTTTTATTGCGGCCGTCTTTATTATTTCGGGCTATCAACTTTATTCTGCTGTCATGAGTGATGGTACGAGTGCACGAAACCAAGCAAAAGCTGGTAATATAGCTTATGAATATCTCAATAACTACGCAACGGCCGTTCCAGGAACATGTTCAGTGAACACGGATAGCCCAACTCCACCGACAGATTCTGGAGTCCCAAATATCTCAATCACAGTGAACACGACGTGTCCTTATGGAGATGGAGCAACGTTATCAAGGATAGAAGTTATTGTTAATTACGGTTCAGCAGTACCGCAGGCGGGAGTTAGTAGTGTCATTTATGCAGCTCAGTAA
- a CDS encoding type II secretion system protein — MKRTSGFTIVELLIVIAILGILLTLVVVNLSSSQVSARDDERKVDIANIASNLETFYTSGTDTLSPGSYPGVDQLSSESNFLLALRDLNPANLRAPGYTGGTISLVPATNNNTTTTGVTPQPTPTQYVYQPLSNSKNAPTNGGLCNATADACRQYILYYMLESTGTVVSVKSKNQ, encoded by the coding sequence ATGAAGCGTACTTCTGGCTTTACTATTGTTGAGCTGTTAATTGTGATAGCCATTCTTGGTATCTTGTTGACGCTTGTTGTCGTTAATCTTAGCTCGAGCCAAGTAAGCGCACGTGATGATGAACGTAAGGTTGATATTGCAAATATTGCCTCTAATTTGGAAACTTTCTATACTTCCGGAACAGACACATTATCCCCAGGCAGTTATCCCGGGGTTGATCAATTATCAAGTGAATCAAACTTTCTACTTGCCCTACGCGACTTAAACCCAGCGAATCTTCGGGCACCGGGATATACCGGTGGCACCATCAGCCTCGTCCCAGCAACAAATAATAATACAACGACAACCGGCGTCACCCCACAGCCTACGCCTACTCAGTACGTGTATCAGCCTCTCTCAAACTCAAAAAACGCGCCGACAAATGGAGGACTTTGTAATGCTACTGCCGATGCATGCCGTCAATATATTCTATATTATATGCTCGAATCAACCGGCACCGTTGTATCAGTTAAGAGTAAAAATCAATGA